One window of the Triticum dicoccoides isolate Atlit2015 ecotype Zavitan chromosome 3B, WEW_v2.0, whole genome shotgun sequence genome contains the following:
- the LOC119274680 gene encoding germin-like protein 8-4 codes for MASSTSSFHLLAVLLALASWQASAYDPSPLQDFCIADMKSPVRVNGFACKDPMAASSDDFFNPAMLDKARDTKASKVRSNVTNINVINFPGLNTLGISLARIDYGPLGVNTPHIHPRATELLTVLEGTLYLGFVTSNPNRLFSKIVTKGDVFVFPKAMIHFQMNLAHDKPAAALSSLSSQNPGVISIANAVFGSKPPISDDVLATAFQVEKDLIHWLQSQFWENNNY; via the exons ATGgcatcctccacctcctcattccaTCTTCTTGCCGTCCTCCTTGCGCTGGCCTCATGGCAGGCCAGTGCATATGATCCTAGTCCTCTTCAAGATTTCTGCATCGCTGACATGAAGTCCCCTG TGCGAGTAAATGGATTTGCGTGCAAGGATCCAATGGCTGCAAGCTCGGACGACTTCTTCAATCCCGCCATGCTTGATAAGGCTAGGGATACAAAGGCCAGCAAGGTCAGGTCCAACGTCACCAACATCAATGTCATAAATTTCCCTGGCCTCAACACCCTGGGTATCTCTCTGGCACGCATCGATTATGGACCACTAGGTGTGAACACGCCACACATACACCCCCGTGCCACTGAGCTCTTGACCGTGCTTGAGGGAACACTATACCTTGGATTTGTCACATCCAACCCAAATAGGCTCTTCTCTAAGATAGTTACGAAGGGTGATGTATTCGTATTCCCAAAAGCAATGATCCACTTCCAAATGAACCTAGCGCATGACAAGCCAGCGGCCGCGTTGTCCTCGCTCAGCAGCCAAAACCCCGGGGTTATTTCTATTGCCAATGCAGTGTTTGGATCAAAGCCGCCGATTTCAGATGATGTTCTGGCCACGGCATTTCAGGTGGAAAAGGATCTGATACACTGGCTCCAATCTCAGTTCTGGGAAAATAACAACTACTAA